One Pleurocapsa minor HA4230-MV1 DNA segment encodes these proteins:
- the lgt gene encoding prolipoprotein diacylglyceryl transferase, which produces MIFSVQFQSPGPIIFELGPIVLRWYGLLIATAVLVGITLAQYLAKARRVDPDLLGDLAIWLVIGAIPCARLYYVIFQWQQYAQRPWWHMLAVWEGGIAIHGAIIGGTIATIIFARLNQISVWQLLDLVAPSVILGQAIGRWGNFFNSEAFGKPTDLPWKLYIAPQYRPLELIDREFFHPTFLYESLWNLGIFALLLWLFFWGLTRANRLKTGTLAAVYLIGYSLGRVWIEWLRTDSLMIGPLKMAQVISLSAIALGLLILAWLYWLRRPLPDVVANSDAQKSANYRP; this is translated from the coding sequence ATGATTTTTTCGGTTCAGTTTCAATCTCCTGGCCCAATTATTTTTGAGCTAGGCCCAATCGTGCTTCGTTGGTACGGTTTGTTGATTGCGACGGCGGTATTAGTGGGGATAACTTTAGCTCAATATTTAGCCAAGGCTCGTCGGGTAGATCCAGACCTTTTGGGAGATTTGGCGATTTGGTTGGTTATTGGTGCTATTCCCTGCGCTCGACTTTATTATGTTATTTTTCAATGGCAACAGTATGCCCAACGTCCCTGGTGGCATATGTTAGCGGTGTGGGAAGGTGGCATTGCGATCCATGGTGCAATTATTGGTGGGACGATCGCCACAATTATTTTTGCCCGTCTAAATCAGATTTCTGTGTGGCAGCTATTAGATTTAGTTGCGCCCTCGGTCATTTTGGGTCAAGCCATTGGACGGTGGGGTAATTTCTTTAACTCTGAGGCTTTTGGTAAACCGACAGATCTGCCTTGGAAATTATATATTGCTCCTCAATACCGTCCTTTAGAGCTAATTGACCGTGAATTTTTTCATCCAACTTTTCTCTATGAATCCTTGTGGAATCTGGGGATATTTGCCTTACTACTGTGGCTCTTTTTTTGGGGTTTAACCAGAGCTAATCGGCTCAAAACTGGTACACTCGCTGCGGTCTATTTAATTGGCTATAGTCTGGGTCGAGTCTGGATTGAATGGTTACGTACCGATAGTTTAATGATTGGGCCTTTAAAGATGGCTCAGGTGATTAGCTTGAGTGCGATCGCTCTTGGTCTCTTAATACTTGCCTGGCTGTATTGGTTAAGAAGACCCTTGCCTGATGTTGTTGCCAACTCAGATGCTCAAAAATCAGCTAACTACAGACCATAA